A genome region from Panacibacter microcysteis includes the following:
- a CDS encoding TonB-dependent receptor, which produces MKLGRVFFFLLIVVLPVATFSQNKLFTSQVIAADSSAVPAVITIQSSDSTVIKKMITDSLGHLTIQHLKDGKFILHVSALGFEDYYMPFSAIAGSYLLPRFVVLQQSSNALAAVVVAAKKPAVVVKNDTLEFNASAIRLGEDASTEDIFQKLPGIEVSKSGAIKASGETITQIYVDGKPYFGADIKAVTQNFPADMIDKIQVINKKPEGTPDDGSYEKIINITLKKNKKRGVFGNTALAAGTPGTYDARSATNYLHYDTKLSVIANTSNTNNGNTDANAPGNLATTAVKASYAAASTKMDVSIWTAYNSSNNKTSQQLFRENFLVDSSGYYAENNNGQYKNRNIGAGLYVEYRPDSFSVVKVNQSAGFSADNSSSNAVFTTAGTDKTTIINEGSSSLNGNNKSKWLNGSINYNRRLAANGRSFNFELVNRLNTGNGRLFSLYHNIYPDTLAGVLQNRLNNQENTGKNVVATASYNEPVTANGTLSFSYGINYNNNDLPKTIYAYNAATGAYDLLLADISNHFDNTSKSGTAAVTYNYHTKKAGFFAGLRWKQAAINSNTFNKDSSYSAAFSGLLPNAGVYITAKKIQQNLDYNMYIRAPDAIQLQPIIDNTNPLYTRLGNPDLQYSVVQTLKYKLNWYSSKKETGLNALASISFLSNNISTNLVYDETTGKQVITPINTGGAYNWNAWCTFYKPFHIGNDKLKWNVNVSGSGAAAGNLLNGMENTGTFKTMRVLTGLIYDGKEWLDVRTNVSFTKQSSRYSLQQDMDVSTGYITVNPVITVRPTAKTEINIDYDYRSLKGSNENLNNNVNLLNANIRQYVDDKKAIAISLKAFDLLNENNNTTRIFGDSYMLDTTTNTLSRYFMLSVSFRLQHFN; this is translated from the coding sequence ATGAAATTGGGACGTGTGTTTTTTTTCCTCCTCATCGTAGTGCTGCCTGTAGCAACCTTTTCTCAAAACAAACTTTTTACCAGCCAGGTGATTGCTGCAGATTCCTCGGCGGTGCCGGCGGTTATTACCATTCAAAGTTCTGACAGTACGGTAATAAAAAAGATGATCACAGACAGCCTCGGTCATTTAACCATACAACATTTAAAAGATGGCAAGTTCATCCTGCACGTAAGCGCACTTGGCTTCGAAGATTATTATATGCCATTCTCAGCAATAGCAGGCAGTTACCTGTTGCCACGCTTTGTTGTTTTACAGCAATCGTCTAACGCGCTGGCAGCAGTGGTGGTAGCCGCAAAGAAACCGGCAGTAGTGGTAAAAAATGATACACTCGAATTCAATGCGTCAGCAATAAGACTGGGTGAAGATGCTTCAACAGAAGACATCTTTCAAAAACTGCCCGGCATTGAAGTAAGTAAAAGCGGTGCAATAAAAGCAAGTGGTGAAACGATAACACAGATTTATGTTGATGGCAAACCCTACTTTGGTGCAGACATAAAAGCGGTTACCCAAAACTTCCCGGCAGATATGATTGATAAAATACAGGTGATCAACAAAAAACCGGAAGGTACCCCTGACGATGGCAGTTATGAAAAGATCATCAACATTACCCTGAAGAAGAATAAAAAACGCGGCGTATTTGGCAACACTGCATTGGCTGCAGGTACACCGGGCACGTATGATGCGCGGTCTGCCACCAACTACCTGCACTACGATACAAAACTTTCTGTTATTGCAAACACCTCTAATACCAACAACGGCAATACAGACGCAAACGCACCCGGCAACCTTGCCACCACTGCCGTAAAAGCAAGTTACGCGGCTGCTTCCACAAAAATGGATGTAAGTATCTGGACAGCTTATAACAGCAGCAACAACAAGACCAGTCAGCAACTATTCCGCGAAAATTTCCTGGTAGATTCATCCGGCTACTACGCTGAGAATAACAACGGGCAATACAAAAACAGGAACATTGGTGCAGGCCTGTACGTGGAATACAGGCCCGATTCCTTTTCGGTGGTAAAGGTCAACCAGTCTGCAGGCTTTTCTGCTGATAACAGCAGCAGCAATGCAGTATTTACCACAGCAGGCACCGATAAAACAACGATCATCAACGAAGGGTCTTCTTCGCTGAACGGGAACAATAAATCTAAATGGCTGAATGGCAGCATTAACTACAACAGGCGCCTTGCCGCCAATGGCAGAAGTTTCAATTTTGAACTGGTAAACAGGTTAAATACCGGCAATGGCCGGTTGTTCAGCCTTTACCACAATATATACCCTGACACCTTAGCCGGCGTTTTGCAAAACCGCCTGAACAACCAGGAAAACACCGGCAAAAATGTGGTAGCCACTGCTTCTTACAACGAACCGGTTACTGCAAATGGCACGCTGTCTTTCTCGTATGGCATTAACTACAACAACAATGATCTGCCTAAAACCATTTATGCGTACAATGCCGCGACTGGCGCGTACGATTTACTGCTGGCTGATATCAGCAATCATTTTGATAATACATCAAAATCGGGTACCGCTGCAGTTACCTACAATTACCACACAAAAAAGGCCGGCTTTTTTGCGGGACTAAGATGGAAGCAGGCGGCGATTAACAGCAATACCTTTAACAAAGACAGCAGTTACAGTGCAGCCTTCAGCGGCCTGCTGCCTAATGCGGGCGTGTATATAACGGCAAAAAAAATACAGCAAAACCTGGATTACAATATGTACATCAGGGCACCGGATGCCATTCAGTTGCAACCGATCATTGATAATACCAACCCATTGTACACCAGGCTGGGAAATCCTGACCTGCAATACAGCGTGGTGCAAACGCTCAAATACAAACTGAACTGGTACAGCAGTAAAAAAGAAACCGGTTTAAATGCACTGGCCAGCATTTCCTTTCTTTCGAACAACATTAGTACAAACCTTGTGTACGATGAAACAACGGGCAAACAGGTGATTACGCCCATTAATACCGGAGGCGCATACAACTGGAATGCGTGGTGCACTTTTTATAAACCTTTTCATATAGGCAACGATAAGCTGAAATGGAACGTCAATGTATCAGGCAGCGGTGCTGCTGCCGGCAACCTTTTAAACGGCATGGAAAATACCGGTACTTTTAAAACCATGCGTGTACTGACAGGCCTGATCTATGATGGTAAAGAATGGCTGGATGTGCGTACCAATGTGAGCTTTACCAAACAAAGCAGCAGGTACAGTTTGCAGCAAGACATGGATGTATCTACAGGCTATATTACGGTTAACCCGGTTATAACGGTAAGGCCAACAGCAAAAACAGAGATCAACATTGATTATGATTACCGCAGTCTTAAAGGAAGCAATGAAAATCTGAACAATAACGTAAACCTGCTCAATGCCAACATAAGGCAGTACGTGGATGATAAAAAAGCAATAGCCATCTCGCTCAAAGCCTTTGATCTGCTAAATGAAAACAACAATACCACCAGGATTTTTGGAGACAGCTATATGCTGGATACCACTACCAATACACTTTCAAGATATTTTATGCTGAGTGTAAGCTTCAGGCTGCAGCATTTTAATTAG
- a CDS encoding YgaP family membrane protein → MNNIIDILTGDVNISKKERVLSTAGGLALVIAGLVSMKKKPGISWTEIATGALLLYRGTTGHCPLNAALDRNTAADELAEDAEETFDEMAS, encoded by the coding sequence ATGAACAACATTATCGACATTCTTACCGGCGATGTAAACATCAGCAAGAAAGAAAGGGTACTATCAACTGCAGGCGGACTTGCATTGGTTATTGCAGGTTTGGTATCTATGAAAAAGAAACCAGGTATATCATGGACTGAAATAGCAACAGGTGCCTTGCTCCTGTATCGTGGCACTACCGGGCACTGCCCGTTGAATGCAGCACTGGACCGTAATACAGCAGCTGATGAGCTGGCAGAAGATGCAGAAGAAACATTCGATGAAATGGCCTCTTAA